In one Pseudomonas sp. R84 genomic region, the following are encoded:
- a CDS encoding Mpo1-like protein, whose protein sequence is MGKRHPNLPAWQWRAYPGNHQHPTNLVLHLIAVPLFIVAFLLIVSGVFSLSLASVAIGVIGIVAALGLQRHGHSLETQASEPFSDRKDAMSRLLVEQFLTFPRFFLSGGWWRAWRERHRRH, encoded by the coding sequence ATGGGCAAACGTCACCCCAACCTTCCCGCGTGGCAATGGCGCGCGTACCCGGGCAATCATCAGCACCCGACCAATCTGGTGTTACACCTGATTGCCGTGCCGTTGTTCATCGTCGCGTTTCTGCTGATTGTCTCCGGGGTGTTCAGCCTGAGCCTGGCCAGCGTCGCCATCGGCGTGATCGGAATCGTCGCGGCGCTGGGTTTGCAGCGTCACGGCCACAGCCTGGAGACGCAAGCCTCCGAGCCGTTCAGTGATCGTAAAGATGCGATGTCGCGGTTACTGGTCGAGCAGTTTCTGACTTTTCCGCGCTTCTTTCTCAGTGGCGGCTGGTGGCGCGCCTGGCGTGAGCGCCACCGTCGGCATTGA
- a CDS encoding acyl-CoA thioesterase domain-containing protein → MRFSDLLDAVRRQPELTIPAEWGQGRASFGGLVAALQYEAMRAKVPADRPVRSLAITFVGPVEPEVPVSFEVEVLREGKAVSQVMGRAMQNGQVVTIVQGSFGASRPSEVAVEAYPAPAMKHWDECQELPYIKGVTPEFMRHLAMRWSVGGMPFTGNQSRLMGGWVRLRGDVKEEPVKEAHLLALVDAWPPALLPYLKKPAPGSTLTWTIEFVQPLHDLSTLDWCQYLADIEYAADGYGHVAAKLWSAEGELIAMSRQTVTIFA, encoded by the coding sequence ATGCGCTTTAGCGATTTGCTCGATGCGGTCCGCCGCCAACCGGAACTGACGATTCCTGCCGAATGGGGTCAGGGCCGTGCCAGTTTCGGTGGTCTGGTTGCCGCGCTGCAATACGAAGCCATGCGCGCGAAAGTCCCGGCGGATCGCCCGGTGCGTTCGCTGGCGATCACCTTTGTCGGACCGGTCGAGCCTGAAGTCCCGGTGAGCTTCGAAGTGGAGGTGCTGCGCGAAGGCAAAGCCGTCAGCCAGGTCATGGGCCGGGCGATGCAGAATGGTCAGGTGGTAACAATCGTTCAAGGCAGCTTCGGTGCTTCACGGCCCTCGGAAGTCGCCGTGGAAGCGTATCCGGCGCCGGCAATGAAACACTGGGACGAATGCCAGGAGCTGCCTTACATCAAAGGCGTGACCCCGGAATTCATGCGTCATCTGGCGATGCGCTGGAGCGTCGGCGGCATGCCGTTCACCGGTAATCAATCGCGTTTGATGGGAGGCTGGGTGCGGTTACGCGGCGATGTCAAAGAAGAGCCGGTCAAAGAGGCGCATCTGCTGGCCCTGGTGGATGCATGGCCGCCCGCACTGCTGCCGTATCTGAAGAAGCCGGCACCGGGCAGCACCTTGACCTGGACCATCGAATTCGTTCAGCCGTTACACGACTTGAGCACGCTGGACTGGTGCCAATACCTGGCCGACATCGAGTACGCCGCCGACGGCTACGGCCATGTCGCCGCCAAGCTGTGGAGCGCGGAAGGTGAGCTGATTGCGATGAGTCGTCAGACGGTTACGATCTTCGCCTGA
- a CDS encoding CHAD domain-containing protein, with translation MSALVDRLVAHVLSLEVRLLACQARLTARTDPEALHDLRTTVRRLRSLLRPLRGLPGVEQLEDAASAVGQLTTPWRDREVLAAYLLAHDQPEAAQRRMAQMAEAYPALAASAEVASLLMILDAFPRFLRASQRQGLLKGLDKRIEKRLGKQWQKLDEALHDPAHDRHRLRLLIKRVRYGIEAYPELDRLPEAALARLKSAQGALGDWHDCWQWLAKAELEADLQPCVATWQATMIKAESKADRVLEKLSSACFK, from the coding sequence ATGTCTGCGTTGGTTGATCGGTTGGTGGCTCATGTCCTGAGTCTGGAGGTGCGGCTGCTGGCCTGTCAGGCGCGATTGACTGCACGTACCGACCCCGAGGCGCTGCATGATCTGCGCACCACGGTGCGGCGCTTGCGCAGCCTGTTGCGGCCATTGCGCGGTTTGCCCGGTGTCGAGCAACTGGAAGACGCCGCTTCGGCAGTCGGCCAATTGACCACGCCATGGCGTGATCGCGAGGTACTGGCGGCTTATCTGCTCGCGCATGATCAACCCGAAGCTGCGCAACGGCGCATGGCGCAGATGGCCGAGGCTTATCCGGCGCTGGCGGCGAGTGCCGAAGTGGCCTCGCTGCTGATGATTCTCGACGCGTTCCCGCGATTCCTGCGCGCCTCCCAGCGTCAGGGCTTGCTCAAAGGCTTGGACAAACGCATCGAAAAACGCCTCGGCAAGCAATGGCAGAAACTCGACGAGGCGCTGCACGATCCGGCCCACGACCGCCATCGCCTGCGCTTGCTGATCAAGCGCGTGCGCTACGGCATCGAAGCCTATCCCGAACTGGATCGCTTGCCCGAAGCGGCGCTGGCGCGATTGAAGTCAGCCCAAGGCGCTTTGGGTGACTGGCACGATTGCTGGCAGTGGCTGGCGAAAGCCGAGCTGGAGGCGGATCTGCAGCCCTGTGTCGCGACATGGCAGGCGACCATGATCAAAGCCGAAAGCAAGGCTGATCGCGTGCTGGAAAAACTCAGTTCAGCCTGCTTCAAATAA
- a CDS encoding patatin-like phospholipase family protein, which yields MKKRVALVLGSGGARGYAHIGVIEEIERRGYDIACIAGCSMGAVVGGIYAAGKLDVYKNWIESLDYLDVLRLVDVSFRLGAIRGEKVFGQIRKIVGEINIEDLRIPYTAVAADLTNQQEIWFQEGCLHQAMRASAAIPSLFTPVMQGNRMLVDGGILNPLPIVPVVSSHCDLIIAVNLNSTNQRHYKLPVIQRPAAFRSRFDNLIRSLGSKMPFRRTQAEQLLRLEQEALRAEAADINPWLEGAEPESQQPAAAPEREGAPKSATGSFIIDNVGPASLLDLINQSFEVMQTSLAQYKIAGYPPDILINVPKRVCRFFEFYKAPELIALGREIARDTLDRYESEQQQ from the coding sequence ATGAAAAAGCGTGTCGCACTGGTGCTGGGCTCCGGTGGCGCCCGGGGTTATGCCCATATCGGAGTCATTGAAGAGATCGAACGACGCGGTTACGACATCGCCTGCATTGCCGGGTGTTCGATGGGCGCGGTAGTCGGCGGGATCTACGCCGCCGGCAAACTCGACGTTTACAAAAACTGGATCGAAAGTCTCGACTATCTGGATGTGCTGCGGCTGGTGGACGTGAGTTTCCGCCTCGGCGCGATTCGCGGCGAGAAGGTCTTCGGGCAGATCCGCAAGATCGTCGGCGAAATCAACATCGAAGACTTGCGCATCCCCTACACCGCCGTTGCCGCCGACCTCACCAATCAGCAAGAGATCTGGTTTCAGGAAGGCTGCCTGCATCAGGCGATGCGCGCCTCGGCGGCGATTCCCAGCCTGTTCACGCCAGTGATGCAAGGCAATCGCATGCTGGTCGACGGCGGCATTCTCAACCCGTTGCCGATCGTGCCGGTGGTGTCGAGCCACTGTGATCTGATCATTGCGGTCAATCTCAACTCGACCAACCAGCGTCACTACAAACTGCCGGTGATCCAGCGCCCCGCCGCGTTCCGCTCACGCTTCGACAACCTGATCAGATCGCTGGGGTCGAAGATGCCGTTCCGCCGAACACAGGCCGAGCAATTGTTACGGCTCGAACAGGAAGCGCTGCGCGCCGAAGCGGCAGACATCAATCCTTGGCTTGAAGGCGCCGAGCCGGAAAGCCAGCAACCCGCAGCCGCGCCCGAGCGTGAAGGCGCGCCAAAATCGGCGACCGGTTCGTTCATCATCGATAACGTCGGGCCGGCGTCGTTGCTGGATTTGATCAACCAGAGTTTCGAGGTGATGCAGACCTCGCTGGCGCAGTACAAGATTGCCGGTTATCCGCCGGATATCCTGATCAACGTGCCGAAGCGGGTGTGCCGGTTTTTCGAGTTTTACAAGGCGCCAGAGCTGATCGCGTTGGGGCGGGAGATTGCGCGGGATACGCTGGATCGGTATGAGAGTGAGCAGCAGCAATAA
- a CDS encoding response regulator, giving the protein MSQTATILVIDDEPQIRKFLRISLASQGYKVLEAGTGAEGLAQAALNKPDLLVLDLGLPDMDGQQVLREFREWATTPVLVLSVRASEGQKVQALDGGANDYVTKPFGIQEFLARVRALLRQAPAGEAQQAALSFGPLTVDLAYRRVLLDGVEVALTRKEYAVLAQLARHPGRVITQQQLLKDIWGPTHTEDSHYLRIVVGHLRQKLADDPTRPRFIVTEAGVGYRLLESAG; this is encoded by the coding sequence ATGAGCCAGACCGCGACCATTTTGGTCATCGACGACGAACCGCAGATTCGCAAGTTCCTGCGCATCAGCCTCGCTTCCCAAGGCTACAAAGTGCTCGAGGCTGGCACGGGGGCCGAGGGGCTGGCGCAGGCAGCCTTGAACAAGCCGGACTTGCTGGTGCTCGACCTCGGCTTGCCGGACATGGACGGCCAGCAAGTGCTGCGCGAGTTTCGCGAGTGGGCAACGACGCCGGTGCTGGTGCTGTCGGTACGCGCCAGCGAAGGGCAGAAAGTCCAGGCGCTGGACGGCGGCGCCAATGACTACGTGACCAAGCCGTTCGGCATTCAGGAGTTTCTCGCCCGGGTGCGTGCGTTGTTGCGTCAGGCACCGGCGGGGGAGGCCCAGCAAGCTGCGCTGAGCTTTGGCCCGTTGACGGTCGATCTGGCCTATCGGCGCGTGTTGCTCGATGGCGTCGAAGTGGCGCTGACTCGTAAGGAATACGCAGTGCTGGCGCAACTGGCGCGGCATCCGGGGCGAGTGATTACCCAGCAGCAATTGCTCAAGGATATCTGGGGGCCGACCCACACCGAGGACAGCCATTATCTGCGGATTGTGGTGGGGCATTTGCGCCAGAAGCTGGCGGATGATCCGACGCGGCCGCGGTTTATCGTGACAGAGGCAGGGGTAGGGTATCGGCTGTTGGAATCTGCGGGATAG